A genome region from Penicillium psychrofluorescens genome assembly, chromosome: 3 includes the following:
- a CDS encoding uncharacterized protein (ID:PFLUO_005068-T1.cds;~source:funannotate), producing the protein MGSAQDPPISRRDRPWLYASNRKLRHLHGISVRNLIVTPPSRARGKTIDDDDIPNTLTTPSKILAQHDARTLHSSRSFTDLKSRTGSESHVDRKDRRPEMRPSRRRSTLPWNDPNPQTRQVRLEDITNSRMADTWFSIHCEGSEAPIYVSEVVNSATNPSFQALDLNMCGPLVSRRDSLTLKLWAKTATMPDHMLLVELQLNLRSLQFLGKTLENFHQPLPANSILFHFPDGVYTNLTDLPPVETSLYGTGQRATGDGMVLPTSSYDALMKLANLDECIQDALATREKLEAQISGMLKKNQQALMSVSDAAQAQDRLSLTRQAIAAERRRLRAANKRKDELISSIETRKEAMEQGRQAQERARSHLPDAQEKLVSSEQVLSHSADEAKGQIRRISEDLLIIYPIEPIADKPLAFTIAGLALPNSSFDDMDREAVAAALGYTAHLVYLLSFYLSMAVPYPISPHLSTSLIQDPVSVSLPTRTYPLHPVNVHYRFEYGVFLLNKNIEFLLSKLGLRVLDIRHTLPNLKYLLYVLTAGTTEIPSRKAGGIRGLLAGGWTSSLSRRGSVDSTASGELVQPRKAWESVSRMNGSLDKGKRLAVTSGSTSYRVT; encoded by the exons ATGGGCTCGGCGCAGGATCCCCCTATCTCACGCAGGGACCGGCCATGGCTGTACGCCTCG AACCGCAAGCTGCGACATCTCCATGGCATCTCCGTCCGCAACCTGATCGTCACACCCCCAAGTCGAGCTCGTGGCAAGACCATAGACGACGATGATATCCCCAACACCCTGACGACCCCTTCCAAgatcctcgcccagcacgatGCCCGTACCCTACATTCCTCCCGATCATTCACCGATCTCAAGTCGCGCACCGGCTCAGAAAGCCATGTCGACCGAAAGGATAGGAGGCCTGAAATGCGCCCGTCGCGTCGGAGAAGCACCCTCCCCTGGAATGATCCCAATCCCCAGACGCGCCAGGTCAGACTGGAGGACATCACCAACAGTCGCATGGCGGATACCTGGTTCTCAATCCATTGCGAGGGCTCAGAAGCCCCGATCTATGTTAGCGAGGTGGTCAACAGCGCAACAAATCCCAGCTTTCAGGCTTTGGACTTGAATATGTGCGGCCCGCTGGTCTCCCGACGGGACTCCTTGACGCTGAAGCTAtgggcgaagacggcgacgATGCCAGACCACATGCTGTTGGTGGAACTACAGCTCAATCTACGCTCCTTGCAGTTCTTGGGGAAAACTCTCGAAAACTTCCACCAACCGCTTCCTGCCAATTCCATTCTATTTCATTTCCCCGACGGCGTGTACACCAATCTCACCGATCTCCCACCAGTGGAGACCTCTCTCTACGGCACGGGCCAGCGGGCTACTGGTGATGGGATGGTGCTACCCACTTCATCTTACGACGCATTGATGAAACTGGCAAACCTGGACGAATGTATACAAGACGCGCTAGCAACGCGCGAGAAACTGGAGGCACAGATCAGCGGtatgctgaagaagaaccaacAGGCGCTAATGAGTGTGAGCgacgcggcgcaggcgcaaGACCGGCTGTCCCTGACCAGACAGGCCATCGCCGCCGAACGGCGGCGGCTCCGAGCGGCGAACAAGCGCAAAGACGAGTTGATCTCCAGCATTGAAACTCGGAAGGAGGCAATGGAGCAGGGACGTCAAGCCCAAGAAAGGGCTCGAAGCCACCTTCCCGACGCCCAGGAGAAACTGGTCTCCAGCGAACAAGTTCTCAGCCACAGTGCGGACGAAGCCAAGGGCCAGATTCGGCGAATTTCTGAAGACCTGCTGATCATCTACCCTATCGAACCGATCGCCGACAAGCCGCTGGCCTTTACCATTGCCGGGTTAGCGTTGCCAAACTCTTCCTTTGATGACATGGACCGTGAGGCCGTTGCAGCGGCTCTGGGGTACACTGCCCACCTCGTATATCTGCTCTCCTTCTATCTCTCAATGGCCGTCCCTTACCCAATCAGCCCGCACTTGTCGACCTCGTTGATCCAGGACCCGGTATCCGTGTCGCTCCCCACCCGCACCTATCCCCTGCACCCGGTCAATGTCCACTACCGATTCGAGTACGGCGTCTTTCTGTTGAACAAGAACATTGAGTTTCTGCTCAGCAAACTGGGACTGCGTGTGTTGGACATCCGGCACACCTTGCCCAATCTGAAGTATCTTCTCTACGTGCTCACGGCGGGCACAACAGAGATTCCTTCCCGCAAAGCTGGAGGCATCCGAGGCCTTCTGGCGGGCGGATGGACCTCGAGTCTGTCACGGCGAGGCAGCGTAGACAGCACTGCGTCGGGCGAACTGGTGCAACCACGCAAGGCCTGGGAGTCGGTCTCGCGAATGAACGGCAGCCTGGACAAGGGGAAGCGGTTGGCCGTCACCAGTGGATCTACGTCATATCGAGTGACCTGA
- a CDS encoding uncharacterized protein (ID:PFLUO_005069-T1.cds;~source:funannotate) encodes MASVSMRKSYWKSLQTILQEVTTRDNVTFIHPSKLTAIGFVRNPPIDPQTPIQGRVRHPRSNATKEFQTREAARLRKALHAMSHGKHIFAYHHVRTKQVVYSLTRELEENNVLRQMIYHGKQTVPAELRTDMWVPYYSVHFADPRLGLRAFKMLREFSKQRQLKPPAEMITVTPEFLAKIRPKDPNLAKQFDRINKHRLGHFMSKKERARVLMDQKATSIADVSAVLAIQEEEINNGLLDRVGKNTKYDKLMETMKQMPFSIWSWKFTKKAWVRDILQVHEAEKKVAARRAARITRFETWLSAQTGKTIRISDEDGNYPQQPGEFKILWRDVYDANYAASWPNSVGHGELQPGWWFARSTIPVERQITQPQLKAAAKAPKAEAEAH; translated from the exons ATGGCCTCTGTGTCTATGCGCAAATCCTATTGGAAGTCCCTTCAAACAATCCTCCAGGAGGTCACCACCCGCGACAATGTCACCTTCATACACCCATCGAAGCTGACCGCCATTGGCTTCGTGCGGAACCCGCCAATTGACCCACAGACACCGATTCAAGGCCGAGTGCGGCATCCACGGTCCAATGCGACCAAGGAGTTCCAGACCCGAGAAGCAGCGAGGCTACGGAAGGCCCTGCACGCCATGTCGCATGGGAAACACATTTTTGCCTACCACCATGTGAGGACCAAGCAAGTGGTCTACTCGCTGACCCGAGAGCTGGAG GAAAACAACGTCCTCCGCCAGATGATCTACCACGGCAAGCAGACTGTCcccgccgagctgcgcaCCGATATGTGGGTGCCTTACTACTCTGTGCACTTTGCCGACCCAAGACTCGGGCTGCGCGCGTTCAAGATGCTTCGCGAGTTCTCGAAGCAACGCCAACTCAAGCCGCCCGCGGAGATGATCACCGTCACCCCCGAATTCCTGGCGAAGATTCGACCAAAGGACCCCAATCTTGCAAAACAGTTCGATAGGATCAATAAGCACCGGTTAGGCCACTtcatgtcgaagaaggagCGCGCTCGGGTCTTGATGGATCAGAAGGCCACCTCCATCGCCGATGTCTCTGCCGTGCTGGCCatccaggaagaggaaatcAACAACGGATTGCTGGACCGGGTTGGCAAAAACACTAAATACGACAAGCTCATGGAGACCATGAAGCAGATGCCTTTTTCCATATGGAGCTGGAAATTCACGAAGAAGGCTTGGGTTCGGGACATTCTGCAGGTCcacgaggccgagaagaaggtcgccGCGAGACGGGCTGCCAGGATCACGAGATTTGAAACCTGGCTCAGTGCCCAGACTGGCAAGACCATCCGGAtcagcgatgaggatggcaaCTATCCCCAGCAACCTGGGGAGTTCAAGATTCTCTGGCGCGATGTCTACGATGCGAACTACGCCGCTTCCTGGCCCAACAGCGTCGGTCACGGTGAGCTACAGCCAGGCTGGTGGTTTGCCAGGTCTACTATTCCCGTGGAGAGGCAGATTACCCAGCCCCAGCtgaaggcggcggcgaaaGCCCCGAAGGCGGAAGCGGAGGCGCACTAG
- a CDS encoding uncharacterized protein (ID:PFLUO_005070-T1.cds;~source:funannotate) translates to MGCGFSKQVGKAPRHIFSLPRKTHIKLEDTTPSDYSAGDYIPDPRPFPYYDRDGIFKEETATLKPLPGFELDPGQDAPVLWAYPDVYFGFDYSGQKEFGGASEQDTGPHLIITDRDKNIVGLVTYSLDERGKLVRAAERVVLVEVPSRRRMSCLAWRRGLQRQLTDIKEED, encoded by the exons ATGGGCTGCGGGTTCAGCAAACAAGTGGGAAAAGCGCCACGACAC ATATTTTCACTCCCTCGAAAGACTCACATCAAGCTCGAAGACACCACTCCTTCCGATTACAGCGCAGGAGACTACATCCCGGACCCACGACCGTTCCCCTACTACGACCGCGACGGCATcttcaaagaagaaacagcTACACTGAAACCGCTGCCGGGATTCGAACTCGATCCTGGCCAAGACGCACCAGTGCTATGGGCTTATCCTGACGTGTACTTTGGCTTTGACTACAGCGGTCAGAAAGAGTTTGGGGGTGCTTCCGAGCAGGATACGGGCCCGCATCTGATTATCACGGATCGAGATAAGAATATCGTGGGCTTGGTTACGTATTCTCTGGACGAACGGGGGAAGTTGGTTAGGGCGGCGGAGAGGGTGGTTCTCGTTGAAGTGCCGAGCAGGAGGCGGATGTCTTGTTTGGCGTGGCGCCGGGGGCTTCAGCGGCAATTAACGGATATTAAAGAGGAAGATTGA